The nucleotide window GAAAAAATATGTGCGGTATTGGAATGTCAGCCAGGTGACATTCTGGCGTTCTCAAACGAATCAGCACCCGATACTTAATGTAATTAACCCTTTTCATTACTCTGTTTCATTTTTTCATATTGGCCTGACCTTCTATTGGATGGCTAGGTATTTCTACGCGCAAATTTTGCAAATAAGGCATTTTTTATGAATTGTTTTTTAAAAACAAAGATGATGATCATACTTTTATGCGTCTTCGTTTTGCTGGGATTAATGTCCTGCAACAGCTTACCTGATACCCTCGGCACAGAGGTCTTACATATCGAGAACCAAAAAATAGAAAGTCTTGTGCGCAAACATGAGCAAGCCTCCTACACACTGGTATTTGAAAACGGTTCAAGAAACTGTATTCAGCGTTGGGAAACGCTGTTTAAACAGTTGCCTGATAACGTCAATATATTTGCCTACAATCGCCCAGGATACTGCAAAAGCTCATCTGCAAAATCGATGCGCACCAGCGACAATATAGTGAATGAGCTGCGCCACACTTTACAGCAGCAAGAGGTGAAACCTCCATATATTTTAATCGGTCATTCCCTGGGTGGCCTTTATATGCAGCATTTTGCCCGACAGTATCCAAATGAAGTTAAAGGATTGGTTTTAGTTGACGCTGTTTATCCCGGCCTGCTGAAAAAACCTGAAGAATTTCCTTGGTATGCAAAATTGGGGATGACTACATTCATGTCAGGTGATATGAAGGAGGAACTTTATTTGGCGCATACCAGCGGCGCTACTATCGACTCACTGCCTGCTATTGATCACATGCCTATAGTACGATTATTTAATTACCCTAAAAGGGCAATCGAAGATGGCACCGCCGTATCTGTTGATATGGGCATGGTGAACAAAGATGAAACATTGATTGAAAAAATAAAAGCTATGTACCCGCGCGCGAAAACGGTGGTAGCGGATTCATCTCATCAAATGCAAGAGACGTCACCCGAATTAGTTGTACAAGCCATTCAAGATGTAATGCAAGCAAAGGAGCCATTGCAATGATCTACAGTAAAAATATTTTCCAAAAAATAGTCTTATCGTTCCTGATAATGGCATCGACAACGAGCGCACACACCAATGCACAAACACTGGACGAATTTAAAGCCTCCGTAGAAAGAGCGCGCGTGGAAACCGGTTTAACAGGCTTGGGAGTTGCCATAGTCGATGAAGATGGCCCTGTGTGGGTAGCAGGATTAGGTGAAGCAAACAAAGCGAATCACACTCCGGTCACACCGGATACTATGTTTCGTATTGGCTCGGTATCAAAAATGTTTGCGGCTTTATCGGTGTTGCAATTGGTCGAACAAGGAAAATTACGTTTGGACGATAAACTGAGCGATCTCGCGCCGGAAATTTATTTTGAAAACCAATGGGAAAAAACTGATCCCATCCGCTTGGTACATTTGCTGGAGCACACAACCGGCTGGGATGATGTTCGCTTTTCGGTGTTTGCTCATGACGACCCTGACATCAGCCTGCAAGATGCTCTCGCTTATCACCCTTACAACCGGAAATCCCGCTGGATCCCCGGCACACGGTTTTCCTATAACAATGCAGGCACGGCGATAGCGGCCTATATAGTCCAGAAAGTGAGTGGGCAGTTGTATGAAGACTATGTGCAAATGCATTTTTTTAATCCCCTGCAAATGACCAGCGCGACTTTTTTTGAATCTGATTTGTACAAAAAAAATGGCGCGACGCTTTATTCAGCAGATGGATCAGCACACGATTACTGGAATGTCATTATTCGCCCTGCAGGTTCAGTGAATGTATCCACAGCGGATATGGCGAAATTTTTACAATTTTTAATTGCGCGCGGTGAATACAATCAGCAGCGCTTGGTGAGTGAGCAATCGTTTACTCGCATGGAAACACCCACAACAACCTTGGGCGC belongs to Cellvibrio sp. pealriver and includes:
- a CDS encoding alpha/beta fold hydrolase encodes the protein MNCFLKTKMMIILLCVFVLLGLMSCNSLPDTLGTEVLHIENQKIESLVRKHEQASYTLVFENGSRNCIQRWETLFKQLPDNVNIFAYNRPGYCKSSSAKSMRTSDNIVNELRHTLQQQEVKPPYILIGHSLGGLYMQHFARQYPNEVKGLVLVDAVYPGLLKKPEEFPWYAKLGMTTFMSGDMKEELYLAHTSGATIDSLPAIDHMPIVRLFNYPKRAIEDGTAVSVDMGMVNKDETLIEKIKAMYPRAKTVVADSSHQMQETSPELVVQAIQDVMQAKEPLQ